In Brevibacillus brevis NBRC 100599, a single genomic region encodes these proteins:
- a CDS encoding efflux RND transporter permease subunit, with amino-acid sequence MDKVILFLLKRKVILYLCTFLIVLTGIGALFSFHVELVPKTNLPWIEVNISGGALPPEEMVEKVTKKIEQELKSVAGIKNFSSKTGTGFSGISILAEDGEGEKVKQETQNIVNRLRNEFPKVVDTVTVTQTNLGDEDLIDYAIVGADTQTMLTLLKTTIKDRIESVPGVKEVVVSEDGFENKVAITFRPERLTTYRTTPADVVGQLQGTNWKKAVGILENPGFDTVVMIDNSLKNVEEFKSVLIKTPKGKVALEQLASVSDLRGSVKDAISMTEGNLFVQMSVKRAAGSDLITTQKKVEEVVRQINEEAGGSYELRVMFESVSFIKKAITNLSRDVVIGGILAILVLWVFLRNWRVTMVIATTLPLSILMTFIALKAAGYNIDMVVLISLSLSIGLIVDAAIVVLESIYHLREKGMQLRQAIVQGSKEVIAPVFASQLTLIVVFLPLVVADFEQWLKPILHTIAFTVTSTILASTIAAFLFVPIFSERFLQHDKQLQTPSEEGKNRIVSLFQRLLSLTLRHRVLTLLVALGVFVGALSLFPLIKIGNGLNANENQIFATLTMPDGTSLEQARTAAVEAEKTLRELSDVNQVFFTAKKETVELNITLVTKSQRTQEKEEFMQEVNGRLNAIDGVEQTSMTFGFSGKSAPIELQVAGEDLEVSRAIFAKVEEMLASIPGVVNIRNDFERGKEKVTLTPKQEAMSQLQVDSDSLDSQISMLLGEQPLSTISQNGIETSIVARFPETWVTHPDQLQQIMIRTETGTQVPLHQLVDFHFSKSPITIKHEKGEQIITVSAELLGTDIGTVGRQINEKLGTVEMPAGYKIEIAGDLKEQNNTFTQGILVLIAVISLIYVIMVAQFGRLSQPFIIMLSLPMALVGVILGFVVTQRTFGEMAMIGLIMLVGIVVSNAILLIDRINLLRSRGMGLDEAIVQGTRDRVRPVIMTKLTAILGMLPMGLAVAEGAELEAPLATGVIAGLIFHTLVTLVLVPVLYSIFEGIREKRVARKKATRIADM; translated from the coding sequence ATGGACAAGGTCATTCTCTTTTTGCTGAAACGAAAAGTGATTCTCTATTTGTGTACATTCCTCATCGTGCTTACGGGAATCGGTGCTCTCTTTTCTTTCCATGTGGAGCTCGTACCGAAAACGAATTTGCCTTGGATAGAAGTGAATATTTCAGGAGGAGCGCTGCCGCCTGAAGAGATGGTGGAAAAAGTCACGAAAAAAATAGAGCAGGAATTGAAATCTGTAGCTGGGATTAAAAACTTCTCATCAAAAACAGGGACGGGGTTTTCTGGAATCTCGATCCTTGCTGAGGATGGGGAAGGTGAAAAGGTCAAGCAAGAGACCCAAAATATTGTGAATCGGCTACGCAACGAATTTCCCAAAGTAGTGGATACCGTAACCGTCACGCAAACGAATTTAGGTGACGAGGACTTAATCGACTACGCAATAGTGGGTGCCGATACACAGACCATGCTCACCTTGCTAAAAACGACCATTAAGGATCGAATAGAATCCGTCCCGGGTGTGAAGGAAGTGGTCGTATCCGAGGACGGTTTTGAAAATAAGGTTGCGATAACATTTCGACCTGAACGGCTTACTACCTATCGAACGACACCAGCAGATGTTGTTGGTCAGCTACAGGGTACGAATTGGAAAAAAGCCGTGGGGATATTGGAAAATCCCGGGTTCGACACGGTTGTGATGATTGACAACAGCTTAAAGAATGTAGAAGAGTTCAAAAGCGTTTTGATCAAGACACCCAAGGGCAAGGTTGCACTCGAACAACTGGCATCGGTGAGTGACTTGCGTGGAAGCGTGAAGGACGCTATTTCCATGACAGAAGGAAACCTCTTTGTACAAATGAGTGTAAAGCGCGCTGCAGGGAGTGACCTCATCACCACACAGAAGAAAGTCGAGGAAGTTGTGAGGCAAATCAATGAGGAAGCGGGTGGAAGCTATGAGCTAAGAGTCATGTTTGAATCCGTCTCCTTTATTAAAAAAGCGATCACCAATTTGAGTCGAGATGTTGTCATTGGGGGAATATTGGCAATCCTCGTGCTCTGGGTATTCCTGCGAAATTGGCGTGTGACAATGGTCATCGCAACGACGCTGCCTCTCTCTATCCTGATGACGTTCATCGCACTGAAAGCAGCCGGATATAACATTGACATGGTGGTATTGATATCACTGAGCTTGTCGATCGGATTGATTGTTGACGCCGCGATCGTTGTTCTGGAGAGTATTTATCATTTGAGAGAAAAAGGAATGCAGCTGAGACAGGCCATCGTTCAGGGCTCAAAAGAGGTGATAGCACCTGTATTTGCTTCCCAATTAACCTTGATTGTTGTGTTTTTACCGCTAGTGGTCGCGGATTTTGAACAGTGGCTGAAGCCTATTCTTCATACCATTGCGTTTACCGTTACCTCTACCATTCTTGCGTCAACGATTGCAGCTTTTCTGTTTGTTCCGATTTTTTCAGAGCGTTTTCTCCAACATGATAAACAGTTGCAGACCCCTAGCGAAGAAGGGAAAAATCGCATTGTTTCTCTTTTCCAGCGATTACTGTCGTTAACCCTTCGTCATCGAGTTCTCACATTGCTGGTCGCTCTTGGAGTTTTTGTAGGGGCCTTGAGTCTCTTCCCTTTGATTAAAATAGGAAACGGCTTGAATGCCAATGAGAATCAAATTTTTGCGACGTTAACAATGCCGGATGGCACTAGCTTGGAACAGGCGCGAACAGCAGCAGTTGAAGCGGAAAAGACGTTAAGAGAGCTGTCCGATGTGAATCAAGTCTTTTTTACGGCAAAGAAAGAGACAGTGGAGTTAAATATTACATTAGTGACCAAGTCGCAACGAACTCAAGAGAAAGAAGAATTTATGCAAGAAGTAAACGGTCGCTTGAATGCGATTGACGGTGTGGAACAAACGAGTATGACATTTGGATTCTCAGGTAAATCTGCACCCATTGAGTTGCAGGTTGCGGGCGAAGATTTGGAGGTTTCGCGGGCGATTTTCGCAAAAGTAGAAGAAATGCTGGCGAGCATCCCTGGTGTAGTCAACATTCGGAATGACTTCGAAAGAGGGAAGGAAAAAGTAACGCTTACACCGAAGCAGGAGGCAATGTCTCAATTACAGGTTGACTCCGATTCCTTGGACAGCCAAATCAGCATGCTGCTTGGGGAGCAGCCCCTATCCACAATCAGTCAAAATGGTATCGAAACTTCGATTGTTGCCAGATTTCCAGAGACATGGGTGACACATCCTGACCAGCTCCAGCAGATCATGATACGAACAGAAACAGGCACGCAGGTGCCGTTACACCAGCTGGTTGATTTTCATTTCAGCAAATCGCCGATTACGATCAAACATGAAAAAGGAGAACAAATCATCACGGTATCCGCAGAACTGTTGGGCACAGATATTGGTACGGTGGGCAGACAAATAAATGAGAAGCTGGGTACAGTGGAAATGCCTGCTGGATACAAGATCGAGATCGCTGGTGATTTGAAGGAACAGAATAACACCTTTACGCAAGGAATTCTCGTTTTGATAGCGGTCATCTCCCTTATTTATGTGATTATGGTGGCACAGTTTGGGAGGCTATCTCAGCCGTTTATTATCATGCTGTCGTTGCCAATGGCCTTGGTGGGAGTCATTCTCGGATTCGTGGTCACGCAGCGAACTTTTGGTGAGATGGCGATGATTGGGCTCATCATGCTGGTAGGAATTGTTGTTTCCAATGCGATTCTGTTAATTGACAGAATCAATCTGCTCCGCTCACGGGGGATGGGATTGGACGAAGCGATTGTACAGGGCACGCGAGATCGTGTTCGTCCGGTAATCATGACCAAACTGACAGCGATCCTCGGTATGCTGCCGATGGGACTCGCTGTTGCGGAAGGAGCGGAACTAGAGGCGCCGCTTGCTACCGGGGTAATTGCGGGATTGATTTTTCACACGCTCGTAACGCTTGTATTGGTTCCTGTTCTTTATTCGATCTTTGAGGGGATTCGCGAAAAGAGAGTAGCGCGAAAAAAAGCAACTCGCATTGCTGATATGTAA
- a CDS encoding MarR family transcriptional regulator gives MDPKKKLWNRWITFLHKQEERSKLREELLLRQIKNSVPDYDKVGRLSVTELHVLQEVGGKDRVNVTTIAQHIGVTKSAISKITVKLLKKGLLERYQLEDNQKEVFFRLTSVGEMVNEIHEHYHQRLENDVYRFLDRYTPDELAFLDEVIREATED, from the coding sequence TTGGACCCTAAAAAAAAGCTTTGGAATCGATGGATCACCTTCCTACATAAGCAGGAGGAGCGCAGCAAGCTACGTGAAGAATTGCTATTGCGCCAGATCAAAAACAGTGTACCTGATTATGATAAAGTTGGAAGGTTATCCGTAACAGAGCTCCACGTCCTTCAAGAGGTAGGGGGAAAAGATCGAGTCAATGTTACGACAATTGCACAGCATATTGGGGTAACTAAGAGTGCGATATCCAAAATAACAGTCAAACTTTTGAAGAAAGGATTACTCGAGCGCTATCAGCTCGAAGACAATCAGAAGGAAGTTTTTTTCAGGCTGACATCAGTAGGGGAGATGGTAAACGAGATTCACGAACACTACCATCAACGCCTGGAGAATGATGTGTACCGATTCTTGGATAGGTATACTCCCGATGAATTGGCATTTTTGGATGAGGTCATAAGAGAAGCAACAGAAGATTAG
- a CDS encoding MFS transporter, giving the protein MGNQTYGLNIFLFSFTRFITELGSGVYKFALALYIADVTGSSAAFATVLGFSYLPGVLINIFAGAYIDRHNKKKIMIVTELLSGALVLLFLLFFLQFPTNLWLFVGYAFVISTIQAFTYLALQASIPELVDEDRVGSMNSIYQAISAILNVAGPLVGAIAYRLMGMEMILLIDGLSFIGAGILQMFLRFRKAEVVQETTQSYTETIKEVFQYIREQVVIKYLFLIFLLLNFIFPPLMYVGLLHIAYRVEKVSMEQFSFIQSSWFIGIIIGAAIVSMKKVSKYVENKIFLLIQVQGILLMSWIFPIFVPETSNASWIITGVFVGILLVSAIFNSMGNIPIFTFVQLNTPEHLRASMFGVVGTFTGVAVPFGIWLYGILLEAVYWPYLVLASGAVIFVIALIAHLNKQVSQYFKKKEEQVVATDKSA; this is encoded by the coding sequence ATGGGCAACCAAACATACGGATTAAATATTTTTCTCTTTTCTTTTACTCGTTTCATCACGGAATTAGGTAGTGGTGTATACAAATTTGCTCTTGCTCTTTACATTGCGGATGTGACGGGTTCTTCTGCTGCATTTGCAACTGTTCTGGGCTTTTCGTATTTGCCAGGGGTGCTGATTAATATTTTTGCAGGTGCCTATATTGATAGACACAACAAGAAAAAGATTATGATTGTCACCGAGCTGTTAAGCGGTGCGCTCGTTCTCTTGTTTTTACTGTTTTTCCTCCAGTTTCCCACGAATCTATGGCTGTTTGTCGGATACGCCTTCGTGATCAGTACCATTCAGGCTTTTACGTATCTCGCTTTGCAAGCATCCATTCCTGAGCTGGTAGATGAGGACAGAGTAGGAAGCATGAACTCTATTTACCAAGCAATCAGCGCCATTCTCAATGTAGCGGGTCCTTTGGTAGGGGCGATTGCCTATCGTTTAATGGGGATGGAAATGATTTTGCTGATTGATGGTCTTTCTTTTATCGGAGCAGGTATCTTGCAAATGTTTCTCCGTTTCCGCAAGGCCGAGGTAGTACAGGAGACAACGCAAAGCTATACAGAAACAATCAAGGAAGTCTTCCAATATATCCGAGAACAGGTTGTTATCAAGTACTTGTTCCTGATTTTCCTTTTGCTCAACTTTATTTTCCCTCCGCTCATGTATGTGGGGCTGCTGCATATTGCCTATCGAGTCGAAAAAGTATCGATGGAGCAATTCTCCTTTATTCAGTCCTCCTGGTTTATTGGGATCATTATCGGAGCGGCTATTGTCTCGATGAAAAAGGTAAGCAAATACGTTGAGAATAAAATCTTCCTTTTGATTCAAGTGCAAGGGATTCTCTTGATGTCGTGGATCTTTCCGATTTTTGTTCCGGAAACGAGTAACGCCTCGTGGATCATTACGGGCGTGTTTGTCGGGATTTTATTGGTCTCCGCCATCTTCAACTCCATGGGGAACATCCCGATCTTTACCTTTGTTCAATTGAACACGCCTGAGCATTTGCGTGCCAGCATGTTTGGTGTGGTCGGCACTTTTACCGGAGTGGCCGTACCGTTTGGGATCTGGTTGTACGGTATTTTACTGGAGGCCGTTTATTGGCCGTATCTCGTCTTGGCCTCAGGTGCCGTCATTTTCGTGATCGCCTTGATCGCTCATCTGAACAAGCAAGTGAGTCAATACTTTAAGAAAAAAGAAGAACAGGTTGTTGCTACAGACAAGTCTGCTTGA
- a CDS encoding MFS transporter — protein sequence MNPKKVLYLLGITLMLGMFAQNLFMPILPAMQKEFQTSAAMINWTVSIFTVMLAIMQIIYGPFIDRFGRKRVMIPALILFTIASIGCYLVDSIYGLLFFRALQGAGFAAIPIVAATIIGDIFTGVQRASAMGTYQMLLALSPALGPLLGGWIGGIGGHSAVFLFLAICAVFLVGINAIWLPETKKAQATSSGGFTRGSFRNILLHPVGASVILIGFSQMYAYYCFLLFLPVQLTNHYAVSVEIIGLVFLLVSVVFIISSKLSAVLQNRWGARKTLLVTTGSNALAMFLFMTAADVSFLLLVLTSTLFALTLGVGMPAHTILLSEEFEAERATSIGVYNFIRYTGMAAGPVVGAMLLEWGGVWLDFGMAGILIALATLFAQQKVRRTTLNMQAKL from the coding sequence ATGAATCCAAAAAAAGTACTGTACCTACTTGGGATAACACTTATGCTAGGTATGTTCGCGCAAAATTTGTTCATGCCTATTTTACCAGCCATGCAAAAAGAGTTTCAGACGAGTGCAGCCATGATTAACTGGACCGTTTCAATCTTTACCGTCATGCTTGCGATTATGCAAATCATCTACGGACCATTTATCGATCGGTTCGGCCGGAAACGTGTCATGATACCTGCCCTGATCCTATTTACGATCGCGTCAATCGGATGCTATCTGGTCGATTCTATTTATGGATTACTATTTTTCCGAGCTTTACAAGGGGCTGGCTTTGCTGCCATTCCGATCGTAGCCGCAACGATTATTGGAGATATATTTACAGGAGTCCAACGTGCATCTGCGATGGGTACTTATCAGATGCTGCTTGCGCTCAGTCCGGCACTTGGTCCACTGTTAGGAGGCTGGATTGGCGGTATCGGCGGACATTCTGCGGTCTTTTTGTTTTTGGCGATTTGTGCAGTCTTTCTCGTCGGCATCAATGCGATATGGTTACCCGAAACCAAAAAGGCTCAAGCTACATCATCAGGCGGCTTTACACGAGGGTCTTTCCGTAATATTTTGCTCCACCCAGTCGGAGCATCTGTCATTTTGATCGGTTTTAGCCAAATGTACGCCTATTATTGCTTCCTGCTTTTTCTCCCTGTCCAATTGACGAACCATTACGCAGTCTCCGTTGAAATAATCGGTTTGGTTTTCTTGCTCGTGTCAGTCGTCTTTATTATCAGTAGCAAGCTGTCTGCTGTCTTGCAAAATCGATGGGGAGCACGTAAAACATTACTGGTGACGACCGGTTCAAATGCTTTGGCGATGTTTCTTTTTATGACTGCGGCGGATGTTTCTTTTCTCCTGCTTGTACTAACAAGTACGCTGTTTGCCTTAACCTTAGGTGTAGGTATGCCTGCACATACAATTTTGCTATCCGAAGAATTTGAAGCAGAGCGTGCAACGTCCATTGGTGTGTATAATTTCATCCGCTATACAGGGATGGCTGCAGGTCCGGTTGTAGGTGCGATGCTGTTAGAATGGGGAGGGGTCTGGCTTGATTTTGGGATGGCTGGTATCCTCATTGCTTTGGCGACCTTATTCGCACAGCAAAAGGTGAGAAGAACCACATTGAACATGCAAGCGAAGCTCTAA
- a CDS encoding efflux RND transporter periplasmic adaptor subunit: MHYVVLTVVLMFITGCGVETKQETEQTKQKVVQVHTVKQTDSLPIPLTAIVEYKQESHLAFGASGTIERMNVTKGAKVTQGQVLSSLNTNYYQKGLEAAQSQVQSASALRSKTLQGASADLISKQRLAVDSQEKRLKDAQRKWETARELFKGGAISQSELDSAQSEKEQIEISLQEARITLDKLLKGAEVNEIASADANLKQAASEVELAKKTLQETQLVAPFSGTVIDVTQKAGSLAQPGQSIIHLVDGSEVKLKVDVPLDVRENYKQGDTVPVAVEGKAKITGTITFISPVLNEETGKYLVEIAVSNKDNVLIEGMVATVEMSRKVNGMLVPVQSVGIKETQRFVMVVENGVLKRRDVEVGQIIGNNVEILSGLQSGNQILISGITYYAEGEVVTVKGE; the protein is encoded by the coding sequence ATGCACTATGTCGTTTTGACCGTTGTACTGATGTTCATCACGGGATGTGGAGTCGAAACGAAACAGGAGACGGAGCAAACGAAACAAAAGGTAGTACAGGTGCACACGGTAAAACAGACGGATTCCTTGCCGATCCCTCTTACTGCTATCGTTGAATACAAACAGGAGAGCCACTTAGCCTTTGGGGCTTCTGGTACGATTGAACGAATGAACGTAACAAAAGGGGCAAAGGTGACACAGGGCCAGGTATTAAGTTCATTAAATACGAACTATTATCAAAAAGGGCTGGAAGCGGCACAAAGTCAGGTTCAAAGTGCATCTGCGTTGCGTTCAAAAACGTTGCAAGGAGCAAGCGCGGACCTCATCAGCAAGCAACGCTTGGCAGTGGACAGCCAGGAAAAGCGTTTGAAGGATGCGCAGCGGAAATGGGAGACAGCCCGGGAGCTGTTTAAGGGCGGCGCTATTTCGCAGAGTGAGCTGGACAGTGCGCAGTCGGAAAAAGAGCAAATCGAGATTTCGCTACAAGAGGCGCGAATTACGTTGGATAAGCTGCTAAAAGGTGCGGAAGTCAACGAGATTGCTAGTGCGGATGCCAATCTGAAACAAGCAGCCAGTGAAGTAGAGCTCGCAAAGAAAACCCTTCAAGAAACGCAACTCGTCGCACCGTTTAGTGGTACGGTCATCGATGTGACCCAAAAGGCAGGCAGTCTTGCTCAGCCTGGTCAAAGTATCATTCACCTTGTCGACGGCTCGGAAGTGAAGCTAAAGGTCGATGTCCCATTGGATGTGAGGGAAAACTACAAGCAAGGGGACACGGTGCCTGTGGCAGTGGAGGGAAAGGCTAAAATAACAGGGACCATAACATTTATCTCGCCCGTTCTCAACGAGGAAACGGGGAAGTATCTAGTAGAGATAGCTGTTTCCAATAAAGACAACGTGTTGATCGAGGGGATGGTCGCGACTGTAGAGATGTCACGCAAAGTAAACGGGATGCTCGTACCCGTCCAAAGCGTGGGCATTAAAGAAACACAGCGCTTCGTCATGGTTGTCGAGAATGGTGTACTCAAGAGACGCGACGTGGAAGTTGGGCAAATTATTGGAAATAACGTTGAGATTTTATCGGGTTTACAGTCAGGCAATCAAATCCTAATCTCCGGCATAACGTACTACGCCGAAGGAGAAGTCGTTACGGTGAAAGGGGAGTAA